The following coding sequences are from one Gadus morhua chromosome 10, gadMor3.0, whole genome shotgun sequence window:
- the LOC115552155 gene encoding protocadherin gamma-C5 isoform X17, translating to MESRPRKRCGGWPALGLWFSVACLSCASAQLSYTVSEELSLGSVVGNIAKELGLTAQGIPRRELTISGSTAEYFRINQATGEIVINKKIDREQICELILPCSLKLQLLLKNPLEIFRIDVEILDVNDNAPQFSTKNISLEISEAAAPLTRFRLESAHDPDVGTNSLRTYILAPNDCFILNVETKSDGSKFPELVVEKPLDREKQASFRLLLTAVDGGQPERSGSTLLLIKILDVNDNAPVFEDAVKKVSLLENVAPGTLVTKLNATDADSGQNGEISFLFSRYTPERTAKLFSVDSKSGEIRVNGDVDYEVSSVYHITVQARDAGSPAMEGSCNVIVEIIDVNDNTPEVTLSSLTSPIREDSKPQTVIALISAHDPDSGKNGEVTLNVQPGLPFKLNAAFGGHYSLTTDGILDRESVSEYTVVIVATDQGSPPLSSRTTFLVELSDVNDNAPVFSQPSYSVDVPENNALNAPIAEVSATDPDLGDNARVSYSILPSEFQGLPTSSYVYINPDTGQIFSMRSLDYELLNAFRVEVQARDMGAPARAANVTVHVFVVDVNDHAPVLLHPAHPKDTGLQLAVPQSASPGHLINKLVAVDQDSGHNAWLFYAIAPGPNAGLFRLGSRTGELRTARKLAEEEKGLSYDIVVIIQDNGEPALSTSVAVSVTVEETDAAAAPAPPGPRLTPFSRRTGMSDITLYLIISLACVSGVACITFVALMIRCLRRRRPGLGDSDCCCCLERHRPGRYHQRPGKDLHLQLNSDGPIRYMEVVGGPNQDPNTRTYRPCYPPTLSRPSDFVFVKTPVMSHNNTLNMTLSRKHLMNSAAEQKPPNNDWRFTQGPRPGPSGAAGGPEVAMGTGPWPQPPTEAEQLQALMAAANEVSEATGTLGPGTMGLSTRYSPQFTLQHVPDYRQNVYIPGSTATLTSNPQQQLMQQQQQQQQQQQQQQQQQQQQQQQQQQQQQQQAAAQQAPQQALPPSQASAQVEPPKAAQTPASKKKSTKKEKK from the exons ATGGAATCCAGACCGAGGAAGCGCTGCGGAGGATGGCCAGCGCTGGGGCTTTGGTTTTCCGTGGCCTGCCTCTCATGTGCGTCCGCTCAGCTCAGCTATACCGTTTCGGAAGAGCTAAGCCTGGGCTCCGTGGTCGGGAATATAGCGAAAGAACTGGGTCTCACAGCACAAGGAATACCTCGGAGGGAATTAACGATTTCGGGATCCACGGCTGAGTATTTCAGGATAAACCAGGCGACAGGCGAGATAGTCATTAACAAAAAAATCGATAGGGAACAAATATGTGAATTAATTTTACCGTGTTCATTAAAACTTCAACTTCTTCTCAAGAACCCGTTGGAAATATTTCGCATTGACGTGGAGATTTTGGATGTGAATGACAATGCTCCGCAGTTTTCCACCAAGAACATCTCTCTGGAGATCTCAGAAGCGGCTGCGCCTCTCACGAGGTTCCGCCTTGAGAGCGCACACGACCCCGACGTGGGAACCAACTCTTTACGCACTTATATCCTCGCACCAAATGACtgctttattttgaatgttgagACAAAAAGCGACGGCAGTAAGTTCCCTGAGCTGGTCGTAGAAAAACCTCTCGACAGAGAGAAGCAGGCCTCTTTTCGCCTGTTGCTCACAGCGGTAGATGGGGGGCAGCCCGAGAGATCGGGCTCAACACTATTACTCATTAAGATTCTAGACGTGAATGACAATGCGCCCGTCTTTGAGGACGCCGTCAAGAAGGTCAGCCTGCTAGAGAATGTAGCACCGGGCACTTTAGTAACCAAATTGAACGCAACGGACGCAGATTCAGGCCAGAACGGAGAAATATCTTTCTTGTTTAGTAGGTATACGCCAGAGCGCACGGCCAAGTTGTTTAGCGTGGACTCAAAAAGCGGCGAAATTCGTGTTAACGGCGATGTCGACTACGAGGTGTCCAGCGTGTATCACATCACAGTGCAGGCGAGGGATGCTGGCTCACCTGCCATGGAGGGGTCATGTAACGTCATAGTGGAAATAATCGACGTGAACGACAATACACCGGAAGTGACGCTGTCATCACTGACCAGTCCTATTAGAGAGGACTCTAAACCTCAAACTGTGATAGCCCTTATCAGTGCCCATGACCCGGACTCCGGTAAGAATGGAGAAGTCACTTTAAACGTTCAGCCCGGGCTTCCGTTCAAGCTCAACGCCGCCTTTGGCGGGCACTACAGCCTCACCACCGACGGGATCCTGGACCGGGAGAGCGTCTCGGAGTACACCGTGGTCATCGTCGCCACAGACCAGGGCTCCCCGCCTCTCTCGTCCAGGACCACCTTCCTGGTGGAGCTCTccgacgtcaacgacaacgcgCCCGTCTTCTCCCAGCCGTCCTACTCGGTGGACGTCCCGGAGAACAACGCCCTCAACGCCCCCATCGCCGAGGTCTCGGCCACGGACCCCGACCTGGGGGACAACGCGCGGGTCTCCTACTCCATCCTGCCCAGCGAGTTCCAGGGCCTGCCCACGTCCTCCTACGTCTACATCAACCCCGACACGGGCCAGATCTTCAGCATGCGCTCGCTGGACTACGAGCTGCTCAACGCCTTCCGGGTGGAGGTGCAGGCCCGGGACATGGGGGCGCCGGCCCGCGCGGCCAACGTCACCGTGCACGTGTTCGTGGTGGACGTCAACGACCACGCGCCAGTGCTGCTCCACCCGGCCCACCCAAAGGACACGGGGCTGCAGCTGGCCGTGCCCCAGTCCGCCAGCCCGGGCCACCTCATCAACAAGCTGGTGGCGGTGGACCAGGACAGCGGGCACAACGCCTGGCTGTTCTACGCCATCGCCCCCGGGCCCAACGCCGGCCTGTTCCGCCTCGGCAGCCGCACGGGCGAGCTCCGCACGGCCCGCAAGCTGgccgaggaggagaagggccTGTCCTACGACATCGTGGTGATCATCCAGGACAACGGCGAGCCCGCGCTGTCCACCAGCGTGGCCGTCTCGGTGACCGTGGAGGAGacggacgccgccgccgcccccgcgcCGCCCGGCCCGCGCCTCACGCCCTTCTCCCGGCGCACGGGGATGTCGGACATCACCCTGTACCTCATCATCTCGCTGGCGTGCGTCTCGGGCGTGGCCTGCATCACCTTCGTGGCGCTGATGATCCGCTGCCTGCGGCGCCGGCGCCCCGGGCTGGGCGATtccgactgctgctgctgcctggaGCGCCACCGGCCCGGCCGCTACCACCAGAGGCCCGGCAAGGACCTGCACCTGCAGCTCAACTCGGACGGGCCCATACGCTACATGGAGGTGGTGGGCGGTCCCAACCAGGACCCCAACACGCGCACCTACAGGCCCTgctacccccccaccctgtcccgCCCCAGTGACTTTGTGTTCGTCAAAACCCCCGTGATGAGTCACAACAACACGCTGAACATGACGCTCAGCCGGAAGCACCTTATGAACTCAGCCGCCGAG CAAAAGCCTCCCAACAACGACTGGCGCTTCACCCAGGGTCCGAGACCTGGACCTAGCGG GGCTGCTGGAGGACCCGAGGTTGCCATGGGAACCGGCCCCTGGCCCCAGCCTCCTACCGAGGCCGAACAGCTCCAGGCCCTGATGGCGGCCGCCAACG AAGTGAGTGAGGCCACTGGCACCCTGGGACCCGGCACCATGGGACTGAGCACGCGCTACAGCCCCCAGTTCACCCTGCAGCACGTCCCCGACTACCGGCAGAACGTCTACATCCCGGGCAGCACCGCCACCCTGACCTCtaacccccagcagcagctgatgcagcagcagcagcagcagcagcagcagcagcaacagcagcagcagcagcagcagcaacagcagcagcaacagcagcagcagcaacagcagcaggcggCTGCCCAGCAAGCCCCACAGCAGGCCCTGCCCCCATCCCAGGCCTCTGCCCAGGTGGAGCCCCCCAAGGCGGCCCAGACCCCCGCCTCCAAGAAGAAGTCCaccaagaaggagaagaagtag
- the LOC115552155 gene encoding protocadherin gamma-C5 isoform X1, with the protein MESRPRKRCGGWPALGLWFSVACLSCASAQLSYTVSEELSLGSVVGNIAKELGLTAQGIPRRELTISGSTAEYFRINQATGEIVINKKIDREQICELILPCSLKLQLLLKNPLEIFRIDVEILDVNDNAPQFSTKNISLEISEAAAPLTRFRLESAHDPDVGTNSLRTYILAPNDCFILNVETKSDGSKFPELVVEKPLDREKQASFRLLLTAVDGGQPERSGSTLLLIKILDVNDNAPVFEDAVKKVSLLENVAPGTLVTKLNATDADSGQNGEISFLFSRYTPERTAKLFSVDSKSGEIRVNGDVDYEVSSVYHITVQARDAGSPAMEGSCNVIVEIIDVNDNTPEVTLSSLTSPIREDSKPQTVIALISAHDPDSGKNGEVTLNVQPGLPFKLNAAFGGHYSLTTDGILDRESVSEYTVVIVATDQGSPPLSSRTTFLVELSDVNDNAPVFSQPSYSVDVPENNALNAPIAEVSATDPDLGDNARVSYSILPSEFQGLPTSSYVYINPDTGQIFSMRSLDYELLNAFRVEVQARDMGAPARAANVTVHVFVVDVNDHAPVLLHPAHPKDTGLQLAVPQSASPGHLINKLVAVDQDSGHNAWLFYAIAPGPNAGLFRLGSRTGELRTARKLAEEEKGLSYDIVVIIQDNGEPALSTSVAVSVTVEETDAAAAPAPPGPRLTPFSRRTGMSDITLYLIISLACVSGVACITFVALMIRCLRRRRPGLGDSDCCCCLERHRPGRYHQRPGKDLHLQLNSDGPIRYMEVVGGPNQDPNTRTYRPCYPPTLSRPSDFVFVKTPVMSHNNTLNMTLSRKHLMNSAAEQKPPNNDWRFTQGPRPGPSGPQMPYATHIRWTTKDGTRAAGGPEVAMGTGPWPQPPTEAEQLQALMAAANEVSEATGTLGPGTMGLSTRYSPQFTLQHVPDYRQNVYIPGSTATLTSNPQQQLMQQQQQQQQQQQQQQQQQQQQQQQQQQQQQQQAAAQQAPQQALPPSQASAQVEPPKAAQTPASKKKSTKKEKK; encoded by the exons ATGGAATCCAGACCGAGGAAGCGCTGCGGAGGATGGCCAGCGCTGGGGCTTTGGTTTTCCGTGGCCTGCCTCTCATGTGCGTCCGCTCAGCTCAGCTATACCGTTTCGGAAGAGCTAAGCCTGGGCTCCGTGGTCGGGAATATAGCGAAAGAACTGGGTCTCACAGCACAAGGAATACCTCGGAGGGAATTAACGATTTCGGGATCCACGGCTGAGTATTTCAGGATAAACCAGGCGACAGGCGAGATAGTCATTAACAAAAAAATCGATAGGGAACAAATATGTGAATTAATTTTACCGTGTTCATTAAAACTTCAACTTCTTCTCAAGAACCCGTTGGAAATATTTCGCATTGACGTGGAGATTTTGGATGTGAATGACAATGCTCCGCAGTTTTCCACCAAGAACATCTCTCTGGAGATCTCAGAAGCGGCTGCGCCTCTCACGAGGTTCCGCCTTGAGAGCGCACACGACCCCGACGTGGGAACCAACTCTTTACGCACTTATATCCTCGCACCAAATGACtgctttattttgaatgttgagACAAAAAGCGACGGCAGTAAGTTCCCTGAGCTGGTCGTAGAAAAACCTCTCGACAGAGAGAAGCAGGCCTCTTTTCGCCTGTTGCTCACAGCGGTAGATGGGGGGCAGCCCGAGAGATCGGGCTCAACACTATTACTCATTAAGATTCTAGACGTGAATGACAATGCGCCCGTCTTTGAGGACGCCGTCAAGAAGGTCAGCCTGCTAGAGAATGTAGCACCGGGCACTTTAGTAACCAAATTGAACGCAACGGACGCAGATTCAGGCCAGAACGGAGAAATATCTTTCTTGTTTAGTAGGTATACGCCAGAGCGCACGGCCAAGTTGTTTAGCGTGGACTCAAAAAGCGGCGAAATTCGTGTTAACGGCGATGTCGACTACGAGGTGTCCAGCGTGTATCACATCACAGTGCAGGCGAGGGATGCTGGCTCACCTGCCATGGAGGGGTCATGTAACGTCATAGTGGAAATAATCGACGTGAACGACAATACACCGGAAGTGACGCTGTCATCACTGACCAGTCCTATTAGAGAGGACTCTAAACCTCAAACTGTGATAGCCCTTATCAGTGCCCATGACCCGGACTCCGGTAAGAATGGAGAAGTCACTTTAAACGTTCAGCCCGGGCTTCCGTTCAAGCTCAACGCCGCCTTTGGCGGGCACTACAGCCTCACCACCGACGGGATCCTGGACCGGGAGAGCGTCTCGGAGTACACCGTGGTCATCGTCGCCACAGACCAGGGCTCCCCGCCTCTCTCGTCCAGGACCACCTTCCTGGTGGAGCTCTccgacgtcaacgacaacgcgCCCGTCTTCTCCCAGCCGTCCTACTCGGTGGACGTCCCGGAGAACAACGCCCTCAACGCCCCCATCGCCGAGGTCTCGGCCACGGACCCCGACCTGGGGGACAACGCGCGGGTCTCCTACTCCATCCTGCCCAGCGAGTTCCAGGGCCTGCCCACGTCCTCCTACGTCTACATCAACCCCGACACGGGCCAGATCTTCAGCATGCGCTCGCTGGACTACGAGCTGCTCAACGCCTTCCGGGTGGAGGTGCAGGCCCGGGACATGGGGGCGCCGGCCCGCGCGGCCAACGTCACCGTGCACGTGTTCGTGGTGGACGTCAACGACCACGCGCCAGTGCTGCTCCACCCGGCCCACCCAAAGGACACGGGGCTGCAGCTGGCCGTGCCCCAGTCCGCCAGCCCGGGCCACCTCATCAACAAGCTGGTGGCGGTGGACCAGGACAGCGGGCACAACGCCTGGCTGTTCTACGCCATCGCCCCCGGGCCCAACGCCGGCCTGTTCCGCCTCGGCAGCCGCACGGGCGAGCTCCGCACGGCCCGCAAGCTGgccgaggaggagaagggccTGTCCTACGACATCGTGGTGATCATCCAGGACAACGGCGAGCCCGCGCTGTCCACCAGCGTGGCCGTCTCGGTGACCGTGGAGGAGacggacgccgccgccgcccccgcgcCGCCCGGCCCGCGCCTCACGCCCTTCTCCCGGCGCACGGGGATGTCGGACATCACCCTGTACCTCATCATCTCGCTGGCGTGCGTCTCGGGCGTGGCCTGCATCACCTTCGTGGCGCTGATGATCCGCTGCCTGCGGCGCCGGCGCCCCGGGCTGGGCGATtccgactgctgctgctgcctggaGCGCCACCGGCCCGGCCGCTACCACCAGAGGCCCGGCAAGGACCTGCACCTGCAGCTCAACTCGGACGGGCCCATACGCTACATGGAGGTGGTGGGCGGTCCCAACCAGGACCCCAACACGCGCACCTACAGGCCCTgctacccccccaccctgtcccgCCCCAGTGACTTTGTGTTCGTCAAAACCCCCGTGATGAGTCACAACAACACGCTGAACATGACGCTCAGCCGGAAGCACCTTATGAACTCAGCCGCCGAG CAAAAGCCTCCCAACAACGACTGGCGCTTCACCCAGGGTCCGAGACCTGGACCTAGCGG TCCTCAAATGCCATACGCCACACACATACGATGGACAACGAAGGATGGCACAAG GGCTGCTGGAGGACCCGAGGTTGCCATGGGAACCGGCCCCTGGCCCCAGCCTCCTACCGAGGCCGAACAGCTCCAGGCCCTGATGGCGGCCGCCAACG AAGTGAGTGAGGCCACTGGCACCCTGGGACCCGGCACCATGGGACTGAGCACGCGCTACAGCCCCCAGTTCACCCTGCAGCACGTCCCCGACTACCGGCAGAACGTCTACATCCCGGGCAGCACCGCCACCCTGACCTCtaacccccagcagcagctgatgcagcagcagcagcagcagcagcagcagcagcaacagcagcagcagcagcagcagcaacagcagcagcaacagcagcagcagcaacagcagcaggcggCTGCCCAGCAAGCCCCACAGCAGGCCCTGCCCCCATCCCAGGCCTCTGCCCAGGTGGAGCCCCCCAAGGCGGCCCAGACCCCCGCCTCCAAGAAGAAGTCCaccaagaaggagaagaagtag
- the LOC115552155 gene encoding protocadherin gamma-C5 isoform X5 encodes MTKTIGYRDWRWQALWWHFFFLLWNTIDGQTRYTIPEELKQGSVVGHLAKDLGLGLSEIFDRKLRVASEAGKQYFSVDTGKGELVVNERIDREALCGQRTSCVLPQQVIIDNPLQLFSVQVEVQDINDNGPVFLKTEHVLNIAEHTVTGTRFPLKSAVDLDVGANALKSYQLSQNEQFLLNIKTDKDGSKFPELVLQKGLDREKQPLYRLVLTALDGGNPVKTGTSDIIVNVLDINDNAPQFEKSLYEIQLNEDTLKGSIILKVRAVDPDDGENGEIVYSFAEDTLETIVETFTINTETGELSINNGLDYEKSREFKFHIRATDRGTPAMDGHCTVQVEVLDVNDNPPEIHITSLSTPVREDSPIGTVIALINARDIDSGSNGKTNLSLGKECPFKLKPSFLDNYAVVTDTKLDREKYPQYKIRILASDTGSPPLTAEKEVLVDILDVNDNAPAFIQPIYVIYVKENCAPGKVLGTVSATDPDVGENSKLSYSILDSKVQDVSVSSYVYINSENGSIYSMHSFDYEKLKVFQIQVQAKDHGTPSLSSNATVHVFILDQNDNAPSVIYPSSAVHGSLSQQRTSRSSKAGHLVTKVTAVDADSGHNAWISYRLAEATDASLFAVNLYTGEVRTKRAVSEQDDSSQRLLIEIKDDGDPVRSTTVTVSVLLEDGLHEPILDLRHKTDDSHKKTGRMALYLILSLASVSVLSLVTFLILAVKCLKSSRSSGSCCMRRSDSEDYKNPNRNLQLQLNTDGPIKYVEVLGGDMMSQSQSFRSCLSPTSEYSDFTFVKPSSTTDFKDMINVLDASLPDSTWTFESQQQKPPNNDWRFTQGPRPGPSGPQMPYATHIRWTTKDGTRAAGGPEVAMGTGPWPQPPTEAEQLQALMAAANEVSEATGTLGPGTMGLSTRYSPQFTLQHVPDYRQNVYIPGSTATLTSNPQQQLMQQQQQQQQQQQQQQQQQQQQQQQQQQQQQQQAAAQQAPQQALPPSQASAQVEPPKAAQTPASKKKSTKKEKK; translated from the exons ATGACAAAGACAATTGGATATCGAGACTGGAGATGGCAGGCTCTGTGGTGgcattttttcttcctcttgtgGAATACAATAGACGGACAGACTCGCTACACCATCCCGGAGGAACTAAAGCAGGGCTCCGTGGTCGGACATTTAGCCAAAGATCTGGGTTTGGGATTATCAGAGATTTTCGACCGTAAACTGCGCGTCGCCTCGGAGGCTGGTAAGCAGTATTTCAGCGTGGACACGGGGAAGGGCGAGCTGGTGGTGAACGAGAGGATAGACAGAGAGGCGTTGTGTGGACAGCGGACCAGCTGTGTTTTACCACAGCAAGTGATTATTGACAATCCATTGCAGTTATTTAGTGTCCAGGTCGAAGTACAGGATATAAATGACAATGGACCCGTGTTTCTCAAGACGGAgcatgttttgaatattgcGGAGCACACAGTTACCGGCACGCGTTTTCCACTCAAAAGTGCTGTAGATCTGGATGTTGGGGCAAATGCTTTAAAATCGTATCAACTTAGTCAAAACGAGCAGTTTTTATTGaatattaaaactgataaagaTGGAAGCAAATTTCCAGAATTGGTCTTGCAAAAAGGGTTGGACAGAGAAAAGCAACCGCTTTATAGACTCGTTCTCACTGCATTGGATGGTGGTAATCCTGTGAAAACGGGCACATCCGATATCATTGTTAACGTGTTAGACATAAATGATAATGCACCTCAGTTTGAGAAATCCCTTTATGAAATCCAACTCAACGAGGACACGTTAAAGGGAAGCATCATTTTGAAGGTTAGAGCGGTGGATCCTGATGACGGGGAAAACGGAGAAATAGTTTATTCTTTTGCTGAGGACACATTAGAAACAATAGTTGAGACGTTCACAATAAATACTGAGACCGGGGAGTTATCTATAAATAATGGGCTAGACTATGAAAAATCGAGAGAATTTAAATTCCACATTAGAGCGACCGATAGGGGAACGCCTGCGATGGATGGTCATTGCACAGTGCAGGTGGAGGTTTTGGACGTTAACGACAACCCCCCTGAGATTCATATAacttctctctccactcctgtcAGGGAGGACTCGCCGATAGGTACCGTAATTGCTCTAATAAACGCGAGAGATATTGATTCAGGTAGCAATGGTAAGACGAATTTAAGCTTAGGCAAGGAATGTCCCTTTAAATTGAAACCATCGTTCCTTGACAATTACGCAGTGGTTACAGATACTAAACTTGATCGGGAAAAATATCCACAATATAAAATTAGAATTTTAGCCTCTGATACAGGGTCACCGCCACTAACAGCTGAAAAAGAAGTCTTAGTTGACATCTTAGACGTTAATGATAACGCTCCTGCATTCATCCAACCAATTTATGTAATTTATGTAAAAGAGAATTGTGCGCCCGGTAAAGTATTAGGCACAGTTTCAGCCACTGACCCTGATGTGGGAGAGAACTCCAAGCTGTCCTACTCCATCCTGGACTCTAAAGTGCAGGACGTGTCTGTGTCCTCCTACGTCTACATCAACTCGGAGAACGGCAGCATCTACAGCATGCACTCCTTTGACTATGAGAAACTGAAGGTGTTTCAGATTCAGGTGCAGGCAAAGGACCACGGTACTCCGTCTCTGAGCAGCAACGCTactgttcatgtttttattctGGACCAGAACGATAATGCCCCCTCTGTTATCTACCCCTCCTCCGCTGTCCACGGCTCCCTCTCTCAACAGAGGACGTCCCGCTCCTCCAAAGCAGGCCACTTGGTTACCAAGGTAACAGCTGTAGATGCCGACTCGGGGCATAACGCCTGGATCTCCTATAGACTGGCAGAGGCCACAGACGCCTCTCTGTTCGCTGTCAACCTTTACACAGGGGAGGTGAGGACTAAACGGGCTGTGTCTGAGCAGGACGACTCCTCTCAGAGACTGCTCATAGAGATTAAGGACGACGGGGATCCGGTACGGTCCACCACCGTCACCGTGTCCGTCCTGTTAGAGGACGGTCTCCACGAGCCCATTCTGGACCTCAGACACAAGACGGACGATTCTCACAAGAAAACGGGGAGAATGGCTCTGTATCTGATCCTCTCCCTGGCCTCAGTGTCTGTGCTCTCTCTGGTGACTTTCCTCATTCTAGCTGTTAAGTGTCTTAAGAGCAGCAGAAGCAGTGGTAGCTGCTGCATGAGACGGAGCGACAGTGAGGACTACAAGAACCCCAACAGAAACCTCCAACTCCAGCTCAACACTGACGGGCCTATTAAGTACGTGGAGGTCCTGGGAGGAGACATGATGTCTCAGAGTCAGTCCTTcaggtcctgtctctctcccacgtcAGAGTACAGTGACTTCACCTTCGTTAAACCCAGCAGCACCACAGACTTTAAAGACATGATCAACGTCTTAGACGCCTCTTTACCTGACAGCACCTGGACCTTTGAGAGCCAGCAG CAAAAGCCTCCCAACAACGACTGGCGCTTCACCCAGGGTCCGAGACCTGGACCTAGCGG TCCTCAAATGCCATACGCCACACACATACGATGGACAACGAAGGATGGCACAAG GGCTGCTGGAGGACCCGAGGTTGCCATGGGAACCGGCCCCTGGCCCCAGCCTCCTACCGAGGCCGAACAGCTCCAGGCCCTGATGGCGGCCGCCAACG AAGTGAGTGAGGCCACTGGCACCCTGGGACCCGGCACCATGGGACTGAGCACGCGCTACAGCCCCCAGTTCACCCTGCAGCACGTCCCCGACTACCGGCAGAACGTCTACATCCCGGGCAGCACCGCCACCCTGACCTCtaacccccagcagcagctgatgcagcagcagcagcagcagcagcagcagcagcaacagcagcagcagcagcagcagcaacagcagcagcaacagcagcagcagcaacagcagcaggcggCTGCCCAGCAAGCCCCACAGCAGGCCCTGCCCCCATCCCAGGCCTCTGCCCAGGTGGAGCCCCCCAAGGCGGCCCAGACCCCCGCCTCCAAGAAGAAGTCCaccaagaaggagaagaagtag